In a genomic window of Streptomyces sp. SJL17-4:
- the egtA gene encoding ergothioneine biosynthesis glutamate--cysteine ligase EgtA, protein MSSSGIRRGEPPLAEAEAEELLRCICFKTGPPRTVGVELEWLVHELRDPRVPVRPPRLAAALDTVRSLPLVSSLTFEPGGQLELSSRPAGSLMECLDSLAADLRAVRSALGPLGLTLSGYGVDPWHSPRGRVLHEPRYDAMEAALDRTGPAGRAMMCDSASVQICLDAGLEEPGPLGYHRRWQLAHLLGAVLVAAFANSPLHGGRRTGWRSTRQALWTELDPRRTLAPLPDGEPRAEYAAHVLDTPVMCVRADEGPWAVPEGMTFRDWLRSGLPRPADADDLRYHMTTLFPPVRPRGHLELRMVDAQPGPDGWMVPVAVTTAVFEDPAAAETVYRAVKPLAERAGYAPAPRNPLWLAAARDGLADPELHSTALAVFAAALEALPRIGASEEVRRSVAAFHERYVVPGSCPADDLEVLTS, encoded by the coding sequence ATGTCGTCCAGCGGCATACGGCGCGGCGAACCCCCTCTCGCGGAGGCGGAGGCGGAGGAACTGCTGCGATGTATCTGCTTCAAGACCGGCCCGCCCCGGACCGTGGGGGTGGAGCTGGAATGGCTGGTCCACGAGCTGCGTGACCCCAGGGTCCCCGTCCGGCCGCCGAGGCTCGCGGCGGCCCTCGACACCGTACGGTCGTTGCCGCTGGTGTCGTCCCTGACCTTCGAACCCGGTGGGCAGCTGGAGCTCAGCTCGCGCCCGGCCGGTTCGCTCATGGAATGTCTGGACTCCCTCGCCGCCGACCTCCGGGCGGTACGGTCGGCGCTCGGACCGCTCGGCCTCACCCTCAGCGGATACGGGGTGGACCCCTGGCACTCGCCGCGCGGCCGGGTGCTCCACGAGCCGCGGTACGACGCCATGGAGGCCGCGCTCGACCGGACGGGCCCCGCCGGGCGGGCGATGATGTGCGACTCGGCGTCGGTGCAGATCTGCCTGGACGCGGGCCTGGAGGAGCCGGGGCCGCTCGGTTACCACCGGCGCTGGCAGCTCGCCCATCTCCTCGGCGCGGTGCTCGTGGCGGCCTTCGCCAACTCCCCGCTGCACGGCGGCCGTCGTACCGGCTGGCGCTCGACGCGGCAGGCCCTGTGGACGGAACTCGACCCCCGGCGGACCCTCGCCCCCCTGCCGGACGGGGAGCCGCGCGCCGAGTACGCGGCCCACGTCCTGGACACCCCGGTGATGTGCGTGCGGGCCGACGAGGGGCCGTGGGCGGTGCCGGAGGGGATGACCTTCCGCGATTGGCTGCGCTCGGGCCTGCCCCGGCCGGCCGACGCCGACGACCTGCGGTACCACATGACGACGCTCTTCCCGCCGGTGCGGCCACGCGGCCATCTGGAGCTGCGGATGGTCGACGCCCAGCCGGGCCCCGACGGGTGGATGGTGCCGGTGGCCGTGACGACGGCGGTCTTCGAGGACCCGGCGGCGGCGGAGACCGTGTACCGGGCGGTGAAGCCCCTCGCGGAGCGGGCCGGCTACGCCCCCGCCCCGCGCAACCCGCTCTGGCTGGCGGCGGCCCGGGACGGCCTGGCCGACCCCGAGCTGCACTCCACCGCCCTCGCCGTGTTCGCCGCGGCCCTTGAGGCGCTGCCCCGGATCGGGGCGAGCGAGGAGGTGCGGCGGTCCGTCGCCGCCTTCCACGAGCGGTACGTGGTTCCCGGGAGCTGCCCGGCCGACGACCTGGAGGTGCTGACGTCATGA
- a CDS encoding TIGR02452 family protein — translation MSARLRAIARQTEEIVAAGHYQAPDGRTVSVAEDLAAALAGTRLHGPEPVTVTPDTDRTPTLDVTGESSLAAARRMTAADATRPVAVLNFASARNPGGGYLNGAQAQEEALCRSSALHATLLRAPDYYTHHREDRDVLYTDRVIHSPRVPVFRDDRGALLAELFTVGFLTSPAPNAGVVRRRTPALADRLPAVLASRAERVLETAAATGYRRLVLGAWGCGVFQNDPEQVAGAFMALLTGDGRFAGHFEEIVFAVLDRAPGTPTRAAFARVVGAAAA, via the coding sequence ATGAGTGCACGACTGCGCGCGATCGCGCGGCAGACCGAGGAGATCGTCGCCGCGGGCCACTACCAGGCCCCCGACGGCCGCACCGTCTCCGTCGCCGAGGACCTCGCCGCCGCCCTGGCCGGAACCCGCCTCCACGGCCCCGAGCCCGTCACGGTCACCCCCGACACGGACCGGACGCCCACCCTCGACGTCACCGGCGAGAGCAGCCTCGCCGCCGCCCGGCGGATGACCGCCGCCGACGCGACCCGCCCCGTGGCCGTCCTGAACTTCGCCTCCGCCCGCAACCCCGGCGGCGGCTACCTCAACGGCGCCCAGGCCCAGGAGGAGGCCCTCTGCCGCTCCTCCGCCCTCCACGCCACCCTGCTCCGCGCCCCCGACTACTACACCCACCACCGCGAGGACCGCGACGTCCTCTACACCGACCGGGTCATCCACTCGCCCCGGGTACCCGTCTTCCGCGACGACCGCGGCGCCCTGCTCGCCGAGCTCTTCACCGTCGGCTTCCTCACCTCGCCCGCACCCAACGCCGGGGTCGTCCGCCGCCGCACCCCCGCCCTCGCCGACCGGCTGCCGGCCGTCCTCGCGTCCCGCGCCGAACGGGTCCTGGAGACGGCCGCCGCGACCGGCTACCGGCGGCTCGTACTCGGCGCCTGGGGCTGCGGCGTCTTCCAGAACGACCCCGAACAGGTCGCCGGCGCCTTCATGGCACTGCTCACCGGGGACGGCCGCTTCGCCGGCCACTTCGAGGAGATCGTCTTCGCGGTACTGGACCGAGCCCCGGGCACGCCGACACGGGCCGCCTTCGCCCGGGTCGTCGGGGCGGCCGCCGCCTGA
- the egtB gene encoding ergothioneine biosynthesis protein EgtB has product MTETRTELDAEALRRHALDALTAARARTALLTSCVEDGELTAQHSPLMSPLVWDLAHIGNQEEQWLWRAVGGQEALRPEIDSLYDAFEHPRSARPSLPLLAPGEARTYAADVRLRVLDVLEHAEFDERPLLRAAFAFGLVAQHEQQHDETMLITHQLRKGPAALTAPPPPPLRSGPLPGEVLVPGGPFTMGTSEEPWALDNERPAHTRIVPAFHIDTVPVTNGAYLAFMADGGYTDQRWWRPEGWAQIREHGIAAPLFWRRDGAQWLRRRFGVTEPVPEDEPVLHVSWYEADAYARWAGRRLPTEAEWEKAARYDPDSGRSRRYPWGDADPGPEHANLGQRHLRPAAAGSYPEGASPLGVRQLIGDVWEWTASDFLPYPGFTAFPYKEYSEVFFGPDHKVLRGGSFAVDPVACRGTFRNWDLPVRRQIFSGFRTARSAELD; this is encoded by the coding sequence ATGACGGAGACCCGGACCGAGCTGGACGCCGAGGCCCTGCGCCGGCACGCCCTGGACGCCCTGACCGCCGCGCGGGCCCGTACGGCGCTGCTCACCTCCTGCGTCGAGGACGGTGAACTCACCGCCCAGCACTCCCCCTTGATGTCTCCACTGGTCTGGGACCTGGCGCACATCGGCAACCAGGAGGAGCAGTGGCTGTGGCGGGCCGTCGGCGGGCAGGAGGCACTGCGGCCCGAGATCGACTCGCTCTACGACGCCTTCGAGCACCCGCGGTCCGCCCGTCCCTCGCTGCCGCTGCTCGCGCCGGGCGAGGCCCGGACCTACGCGGCGGACGTACGGCTGCGCGTCCTCGACGTGCTGGAGCACGCCGAGTTCGACGAGCGTCCGCTGCTCCGCGCCGCCTTCGCCTTCGGCCTCGTCGCCCAGCACGAACAGCAACACGACGAGACGATGCTGATCACCCATCAGCTGCGGAAGGGACCCGCCGCGCTGACCGCTCCCCCGCCGCCGCCCCTGCGGAGCGGCCCCCTTCCCGGCGAAGTCCTCGTCCCCGGTGGCCCGTTCACGATGGGGACCTCGGAGGAGCCGTGGGCCCTGGACAACGAGCGTCCGGCGCACACCCGGATCGTGCCCGCCTTCCACATCGACACCGTGCCGGTCACCAACGGCGCCTATCTCGCCTTCATGGCCGACGGCGGCTACACGGACCAGCGCTGGTGGCGGCCCGAGGGCTGGGCACAGATCAGGGAGCACGGCATCGCGGCCCCGCTGTTCTGGCGCCGGGACGGCGCCCAGTGGCTGCGCCGCCGGTTCGGGGTGACCGAGCCGGTGCCGGAGGACGAGCCGGTCCTGCACGTCAGCTGGTACGAGGCCGACGCCTACGCGCGCTGGGCGGGCCGACGGCTGCCGACCGAGGCCGAGTGGGAGAAGGCCGCCCGGTACGACCCGGACTCCGGGCGCTCGCGCCGCTATCCGTGGGGTGACGCCGATCCCGGTCCCGAGCACGCCAACCTCGGCCAGCGGCACCTGCGTCCGGCGGCCGCGGGCAGCTACCCGGAGGGCGCGTCGCCGCTCGGCGTACGGCAGTTGATCGGTGATGTGTGGGAGTGGACGGCGAGCGACTTCCTGCCGTACCCGGGGTTCACCGCCTTCCCGTACAAGGAGTACTCGGAGGTGTTCTTCGGCCCCGACCACAAGGTGCTGCGCGGCGGTTCCTTCGCCGTCGACCCGGTCGCCTGCCGGGGCACCTTCCGCAACTGGGACCTGCCGGTGCGCCGCCAGATCTTCTCAGGCTTCCGTACGGCCCGCAGCGCGGAGCTCGACTGA